CGAACTCGTTGCAGCCGAACCGCGCCTGCGTATCCGCGAACGCGCTGCCCGCCTCGGTGCCAGCGAGGCCCAGCTGGTGGCAGCCGAATGCGGTCTGACCTCGACAGAACTCGCCGCCGAAGGCGACGCGCCGATGCAGGCGATCTTCCGCGAGCTCGGCACGCTCGGCCAGGTGATGGCGCTGTCACGCAACGAATGGTGCGTACACGAACGGTACGGCCGCTACGAAGACATCCAGGCCGGCGGCCCGGTCGGCTTGGTGCTCGGCCCCGATATCGACCTGCGCATGTTCTTCACCTGCTGGAAATACTGCTATGCGGTGAACGAGAACGACCGCCGCAGCATCCAGTTTTTCGACAAGGAAGGCGTGGCAGTGCACAAGGTGTTCGTCACCGACGACACCGATGCCGCCGCCTACGACGTGCTGGTCGCCCGCTTCGCGGTGCGGGGCGCGCGCAACCTGCCAGCGGTCGAGCCCATCGCTACGGGTGCCGAGGCCGATCAGGCCGACGATGCCGCGGCCTTGCGCACGGCCTGGTTGGCGATGCAGGACACCCACGAGTTCTTCCCCATGCTGCGCAAGTTCAAGGTCTCGCGCCTGGGCGCCCTCGCGGCAGCCGGCAGCGATCTGGCGCAGCAGGTCCCCAACGACACGGTGGAAACGGTGCTCACCCGCGCCGCCGAGACAGCACTCTCGATCATGTGCTTCGTCGGCAACCGCGGCATCGTGCAGATCCACAGCGGCCCCGTACACAAGCTGGTTCGCACCGGCCCCTGGTACAACGTGCTCGACCCCAAGTTCAACCTGCACCTCAATACCAGCGAGATTGCCTCGACCTGGATCGTCAACAAGCCCACCAGCGATGGCTGGGTGACTTCGGTCGAGATCTATTCCGCCTCCGGCGAGCTTATCGTGCAGTTCTTCGGCGAGCGCAAACCCGGCAAGCCGGAATTGACCGCCTGGCGCGAACTGCTGGTCGGCCTCGCTCCGCAACCGCTGGCCGCCTGAGGAGATGCCCATGAAACGCTTGTTCTCCGGGCTGCTGCTTGCCGTTGCCGCCATGTTGCCGCTGGCGGTACAGGCGGCCACCTCGCCGCAGCGCATCGTCGTGCTTGGCGGGCCGATCACCGAGCTGGTGTTTGCACTCGATGCCGGCAGCCAGGTCGTTGGTGTCGACGACTCCAGCATCTACCCCGCCGCCGCTCACAAGCTACCCAAGGTCGGCTACTACCGTAGCTTCTCGGTCGAAGGCGTGATGTCGCTCAAGCCCGACCTGATCCTCGCCTCCGACCAGGCCGGCCCACCCGAGCAGCTGGAGCGACTGCGCAGCTTCGGCCGCCGCGTGATCGTGCTCAACTCGCAGCCCACGCTGCGAGGGCTGGAGCAGCGCATCCACGGCGTGGCCGCCGCGCTTGGCAAGGTCGATGCCGGCCGGGCTCTAGTCAAGCAGGTGAATGATGGCGTCAAGCTCGCCGCCGGCATCAAAGGCCCGCGCACGCTGATCGTCACCAGCCGCGCCAGCCATCCGCTCGACGGCGCCGGTGGCGGCACTGCCGCCGATGCCACGCTGCGGCTCGCCGGCGGCGTCAACGTGCTGGCTGGTCAACAGGGCTACAAGCCGCTGGCCAATGAAGCGGCCGCTGCACTGGCACCGGACGTCATCGTTACCACGCGCATGAGCATCGGCCAGTTCGGCAGCGTGGAAAAGCTGCTCGCCATGCCCGGCATCGCCGCCACGCCCGCAGCGCGCAACAAGCGCGTGGTGGTGATGGATGACCTGCTGCTGCTCGGCTTCGGCCCGCGGTTGCCTGAAGCGCTGGCCGAGCTGCAGGCCGGCTTCGACGGCAAGGTCGCCAGGAGATAGTGTTAGCATGGCCGCCGTGACTGTCCCGACCGTTTCCCTCCCTCCCGGCCCACGCTGGACCGCACCGCGGTTGTGCGCTCTGCTTGCGCTACTGCTGCTGCTGACGATGCTCGCCGCCGCCGCCAGCGGCGCAGTCGACATTCCGTTCTCCGCCCTGCCCGGCCTGCTGTTTGCCGCGCCGGGCACCCCGGATGGGGCGATGTGGCACAGCGTGCTGTGGCAGGTGCGCCTGCCGCGGGTGCTGTTCGCCGTGCTGGTCGGCGGCGGCCTCGCGCTGGCCGGGGCAGCCATGCAGGCGCTGTTCCGCAACCCGCTCGCCGAACCGGGCCTCGTCGGCATCTCGGCCGGCGGCGCGCTCGGCGCCGTGGCGGCCATCGTGCTTGGTGGCGCCAGTTTCACGCTGATGGCACCGGCCGCCTTCGTCGGCAGCCTGCTCGCCACGCTCGCGGCCTACCGGCTGGGCCGCATCGGCCACGGCATGGCCAGCATCCTGCTGGCCGGGGTGGCAATCAATGCGATCTGCTGGGCCATCATTGGCCTGTTCACCTACCTCGCCAACGATGCACAGCTGCGCACGCTGACGTTCTGGAACCTCGGCAGCCTCGCCGGGGCCACCTGGCCGCTGCTGGCCTTCCTCGGGCCGTGGACCGTGGTCATCTGTGCACTGCTGCTGCGCGACTGGCGCGCGATGAATGCGCTATTGCTGGGCGAGCGCGAGGCGCACCACCTCGGTTTCGCCCTGAAGCCGCTGCGCCGTCGCCTGATCGTGCTGACCGCCTTGCTGGTCGGCCCGCTGGTCGCGGCCACCGGCACCATCGGCTTTGTCGGCCTGGTGGTGCCGCACTTGGTCCGGTTGTCGCTCGGCGCCGACCATCGCGGCCTGCTGCCAACGGCCATTCTCGCCGGCGCCCTGTCGCTGGTACTGGCGGACTGGCTGGCACGCATCGTCGTCATCCCATCCGAATTGCCCATCGGCGTGGTCACCAGCCTGATCGGCGGTCCCTTCTTCCTGTGGTTGCTTACTCGTGGCGGTGCACGATGATCACCGCCCGCCATATCGGTTGCCGCCGCGGTCAGCGCACGGTGCTGACCGATGTCTCGCTCGAGCTCGCCGCCGGCGAAGTGCTCGGCGTGCTGGGCGCCAACGGCGCTGGCAAATCGTCCCTGCTCGGCGTGCTGGCCGGTGAGCTCGCTGCCAGCCACGGCGAGGTGCAGATTGCCGGCCGGCCGCTGGCCGAACTCGATAGCGCGGCACTCGCCCGTCACCGCGCCGTATTACCGCAATCGCCGACACTGAGCTTCGACCTCTCGGTCACCGAAGTGGTCAGCATGGGCGCCTACCCGTACCCCGAGCTTGCGCCTGTGGAAGTCGACGCATTGGTCGAGCGCGGCTTGCAGCTCGCCGATGGCCTGCACTTCGTCGGCCGCCGCTATCTGCAGCTGTCGGGCGGCGAACAACAACGGGTGCAGTTCGCTCGCGTGGTGGTCCAGGTACTGGCCGGCAAGCCCGCCAGCAGTGGGGGCTGCCTGTTGCTGGATGAGCCGACGGCCAGCCTCGATCCGCGCCACCAACAGTCGCTACTGGCTGCGGCGCACGATCTGGCGCGCGAGGAAAAACTGGCGGTGCTGTGCGTGCTGCACGATGTAAATCTGGCCGCCCGCTGGTGCGATCAGCTGCTGCTGCTCGCCGGCGGCGAGACCGTTGCCTACGGTGCGCCAGCCGAGGTGTTGACGCCCGATACGCTGCAGCAGGTCTATCAGATCCCGGCCACCGTCGTGCCCCACCCACATGATGCGGGCCGGCCGTTGGTGTTGTTCGACTGAACCTCTAGCTAGGCAGCCCGGAAGATTGCTGCCCGGGTGGCCGGGCCCAGCACAAGCCGATACGCAGCTGCCGCAGCGCCTCAGCATCGGCCGAATCCGGCCATAGTGTCAGCGTGCCGTGTCGCCCATGTTCGTCGCGATAGCGCAGTACGATCAGGCTGGAGGTTACCAGCGATCCTGCCGCGATCTCGATCAGCACTGCGCCGCTGCCGCTATCCAGCCAGCGGGTGTCATCGCCGGGCAGTACCAGCACGCCGTGTGGCTGCGGCTGGCGTAGCGACCACCAGGCAATAGCCCCCACCCAGGCCAGCGCCGCAAGGCGCCACCATCCAGGCACGACCAGTGCGGCCATGGCAGCCGCAGCATGCACACCCCAGCGCCAGAAAAGCGCACGCCGCGAGGGGCCGAATCGGCATTCCACTGGCGGCGCGCTGTGCATCGACGCTTACTCGACC
This region of Chitinolyticbacter meiyuanensis genomic DNA includes:
- a CDS encoding hemin-degrading factor gives rise to the protein MNTSVLDRDAAADLRHRHAELVAAEPRLRIRERAARLGASEAQLVAAECGLTSTELAAEGDAPMQAIFRELGTLGQVMALSRNEWCVHERYGRYEDIQAGGPVGLVLGPDIDLRMFFTCWKYCYAVNENDRRSIQFFDKEGVAVHKVFVTDDTDAAAYDVLVARFAVRGARNLPAVEPIATGAEADQADDAAALRTAWLAMQDTHEFFPMLRKFKVSRLGALAAAGSDLAQQVPNDTVETVLTRAAETALSIMCFVGNRGIVQIHSGPVHKLVRTGPWYNVLDPKFNLHLNTSEIASTWIVNKPTSDGWVTSVEIYSASGELIVQFFGERKPGKPELTAWRELLVGLAPQPLAA
- a CDS encoding heme/hemin ABC transporter substrate-binding protein is translated as MKRLFSGLLLAVAAMLPLAVQAATSPQRIVVLGGPITELVFALDAGSQVVGVDDSSIYPAAAHKLPKVGYYRSFSVEGVMSLKPDLILASDQAGPPEQLERLRSFGRRVIVLNSQPTLRGLEQRIHGVAAALGKVDAGRALVKQVNDGVKLAAGIKGPRTLIVTSRASHPLDGAGGGTAADATLRLAGGVNVLAGQQGYKPLANEAAAALAPDVIVTTRMSIGQFGSVEKLLAMPGIAATPAARNKRVVVMDDLLLLGFGPRLPEALAELQAGFDGKVARR
- a CDS encoding FecCD family ABC transporter permease translates to MAAVTVPTVSLPPGPRWTAPRLCALLALLLLLTMLAAAASGAVDIPFSALPGLLFAAPGTPDGAMWHSVLWQVRLPRVLFAVLVGGGLALAGAAMQALFRNPLAEPGLVGISAGGALGAVAAIVLGGASFTLMAPAAFVGSLLATLAAYRLGRIGHGMASILLAGVAINAICWAIIGLFTYLANDAQLRTLTFWNLGSLAGATWPLLAFLGPWTVVICALLLRDWRAMNALLLGEREAHHLGFALKPLRRRLIVLTALLVGPLVAATGTIGFVGLVVPHLVRLSLGADHRGLLPTAILAGALSLVLADWLARIVVIPSELPIGVVTSLIGGPFFLWLLTRGGAR
- a CDS encoding heme ABC transporter ATP-binding protein — its product is MITARHIGCRRGQRTVLTDVSLELAAGEVLGVLGANGAGKSSLLGVLAGELAASHGEVQIAGRPLAELDSAALARHRAVLPQSPTLSFDLSVTEVVSMGAYPYPELAPVEVDALVERGLQLADGLHFVGRRYLQLSGGEQQRVQFARVVVQVLAGKPASSGGCLLLDEPTASLDPRHQQSLLAAAHDLAREEKLAVLCVLHDVNLAARWCDQLLLLAGGETVAYGAPAEVLTPDTLQQVYQIPATVVPHPHDAGRPLVLFD
- a CDS encoding protein YgfX, encoding MHSAPPVECRFGPSRRALFWRWGVHAAAAMAALVVPGWWRLAALAWVGAIAWWSLRQPQPHGVLVLPGDDTRWLDSGSGAVLIEIAAGSLVTSSLIVLRYRDEHGRHGTLTLWPDSADAEALRQLRIGLCWARPPGQQSSGLPS